The Tachysurus fulvidraco isolate hzauxx_2018 chromosome 10, HZAU_PFXX_2.0, whole genome shotgun sequence genome segment CAGAATAGCTAGAGGACCAAGAGCTTAAGCTAAGCAAAAAGTATAATGTACTAGAGCCTAAATAGAAAAGTACTAAACAATATCTGTATATAGTTGAGTGAAATGTCCTGAATGGCCAGCGCTTCTTCACTTACCTCCTGATGTACTCTTTTTGCACGTTAGATGGCTTGAACCAGATGTTAGCGACACCaatatacaccatacacactgagaTATCAGGcaatttaactcaagtctgtaCATTAAACATGATTAAACTGATCTTAAGCTCTAGACATAAATTAATGACTCAGTCTTCATAACAGTTAAGACGATGAGCTCCAAATTAAAGGAGCATTGTGTGTAAAGCATGAAAATAACACTGCATTGTGCACATCCTGCCTCTAATGTGTGATGAAGAAAAGAGCCTTATATGAAGTATGAAAGAAGTGTGTTAGGAGTATGGCATTGCAGTTTCACAATAGGTCTAGTGTACAAGACAGAGACACGTATTCCAGAACATGTTATGGAATGTTGGGGAAAAAAGACTCCACACAAGTGCTGCAGTGTTCAACGTAATGAAACACTTCAGTTCCACTAGATTTAATGGTatgtaaaaatgacattttttaatataaaaaaagaactggAATGTTATCACAGATTGTGATTTAAATTAGTTAAATAAAATTCAGAGTTCACAAAGCAAAATCCCACGACACACTTTCAATTCAATGCACATCCCACCACTTCATTAAGGCTATGAATGAAATTGGGAAAGTAATGAGGATAATCAAAgacatatttttatatgaatCACTGACCTTTGCAGGAGTGTGAATATTACCATTTCATCACTCTCTGACTCTAGTGACCAACAACTACGTGCCGTCACTAAATTACAGATATTGTCAGACTCCTGTTAATCCACATATAACCTTCTGTTTGTAAAGTCAgatattcaaataaatagaGATTCATACATCCAGTACACAGTGCTACTGAGACTAATGCTGCTTAAAATGCTGGATCAGTATTAGAtcttattttatgtatattgaTCCGAGTCACGTGTGTATTTTATATCCTACTATACTGGCCCAAAACAAGAGGCAACCTTCATTAAATGTAGCACACCATgtcatataaaatcaccaacgTCACATGGCTGATGTTTTGCAAAACATGGCAACAAAAGCTTGCAGAATGTTGCTCTGTTACTTTTAAGATGTCAGAATTGGCTCAGTATTGGGTagctttattaatatttaaatcctCTCCTAAATGAAAATAGTGGGATTATTGTCTCCCTATTAACACAAGACAATAATGGCAAAAGCAGCATACATCAGCACTTAGGCCTGCCTCCAGTGAGTTTACAATGAACCTTTATCATGATTCGTTCTATCACAAGTAATATGCATTGTGTTTTCTGCAAAAGTAAGACTTTTAAGAATTAAAGGTTATGACATAGAAAACAAACGGTAGCCTGTTTAGCCACATTTAAAGGTTTGTCCCTACAGGAGGTAGCTAGTCCAGATATTCAGAAGTCACACTGAACCCAGTTCACGGGCCGCGTGGTGTAATGGTCACCTTGGTAACTAGTGGTCCTTATCCATACTAATGTGATAGCAGGATCCACGCgcgagagaaagggagagaaagagaaaacttTACAGTTTGTCGTGCTTTTCTTTACAGTGCAAAATGTGCTCATGGATTCTGTCTATCCTGTCCTGCAGTATCCTTGTGTGTTCGTCGGACAGAAAGCCGAGCTCAGGCGCCAAAGGCTCACTATCCCGGTAGAGCTGGAGCAGGCGAGCGCGCGTGTCTCTCCGCCGATGCAGATCCGCCACGCGCCGCGCTGTTTTCCTCctgaacacgcacacagagcTGAGCGCCGCGCTGTGATACTTTTCCCACATATCTAGCACACGGTAGCCGTGCACTAGTCCCGCCTCGTTATCGATGAAGACCAAGCTGCCACGAGGAGTCCTGAGCAGGTTGCTGGCGTCTCTCTCCATGGCTTTGGCGTCCCACTGCAGGCTAAACAGGTTGCTCACAAGCCGGTCGAAGTTGGCCGTGATGTAGTCGAACAAAATCAGGTCGCTCCACTGCACCAGCTCGAGAAGCTCCGCTTTGGTTTTGGTTTGGAGCTGGGGCAGTAGCGGTCGCAACCCTTGGCCGGAGCGGTGAAATGGAGCAGGCACGACTGCTGGACTGAGCTCGGCCACCCACTCGCTGAGAGACACCACGGCACTCGGTGTCCACTGTAGCGCCTCCATGCGCCGCCTCACGTGCATCCACTGCTCGCCATCGAGGCGCAAAAGCGCGAGTGGCGGCACGTTGGTGATCCCGAGCAGAGCGGCTAGATAATAAGACAGCGTTTCTCCTTGAACCTGCTCGGAGTTGATGCCGTAACGTACACATGCACGGGATCCGTCCGAGAACGTGGCCAGCTGGTTGGACGTCCTGCCGCATCCCGGCTCCAGAGACACAACTCGGCCGCGGCGGACTCTCTGTCTCCACGAGCGCGCGTCTTCCTCTCCGAAGCCCATCGACACACCATCATCGAGGCGTTGACTCCAATAGATCCCGTCCTCTAGAAATTGTTCAGTTTGGTTTTCTGCCTCGTGAAGCTCACGCTGTGTGGCTGCAAACCGACGTCCGTTAGCTTTTCTCCGTAATGAGACCGTTTCATCATTGCTGATGTTGCGATCTGGGTGTAATTTGGAGTCCGTCGGGACGGCAAGTAAAGCTCGAAAAGTTCCCGAAAGGTCAGGAGATGGATCTGGATAGTCAGGGTGTACGCTGTGTTCCCGGACGCTACGTGAGTTTCTCTCCAAACGCTTTTGAAAGCCGCTCCAGAAGTGCAGCACGCCGGCACAagcacacagcagcagcagagacGCCAAGTTTACGCACACGGCCTTCATCTCGTCCGACAGAAATATAGTACAGTTCCACCTGCCTCACAAGCTCCAACTACTCCAACATTACATACCGTCCGATCCGGACACTGTAAGGCAGATGGGTGCTGAGAAATCGGGGCCGATCTCGCGGCATTTCTGTTGTGCTGCTATATTCACTGCTCCAGTGTACCAGACTGCTCATCTCCGGCCATTCTCACAGTTTAATCTCATACAACTCGCTCTGTATCACacgctgatgtgtgtgtatctgggtCGCAGATGTTCAGCGTGCTCTCTCAGTGCTcatctccacctcctcctcctccctgcTAGTGAGCATGACTCCAGGCTGCTCCGCTCCAAGAAAGAGGGTTGGTCACGTGACTAAGGGAACGCGCTGGATGGCCAATCAGTAAACGGCGCTGGGTCGCACCGGCAGCAGAACTCAGGGTGCGACTGGAGAGCTGCGTGCACTCTAATTACTCCACACAACAGTGTGTCACAATAGTACAGCACTTCAGGATGCGCACTAATCTGACCCACCAAATACTTTTGCCAGTATGAGAAGTCTGGAAAGACTGGTTTATTTTACCATTTGAATAATAATCAAAGCATGATTTATTTCTAATCACCCCATTAAAGACTCATTTCATATATCGTCAATAAAATCTGAAACATAGTCCTGAGAATGTATGCAATTTATCCTTGTTTCCCTCCTATGACACAATGCAATTAAAAAGATTCCCCCTGTCACGAATGGCGCAGTTGAGTTGGCACGAGCCTGTGAGGTCCTCCAGGCGGCAGTGTGTcctatttcttattttaagcTACAAATCTGTGCTCATGAGCGCCCTCTAGGCGTCCGACAGAACATACATCAATTTATAAAGATATATTAAAGTGTATGCAATTTGATGTAATCAAGCATACAGAAACAATGGTAGTATAGAATAGAACAGCTAtattgaaataatgaaataataatggtttctgaatatttactgtaaaaaaaaaatttgatcaTGGCACTGAAAACCACAAAGGTACAACATTCTATAATTTGTACCAAGACACATTGAAGCAGTTCGGGTTTATAAACAAAGGCAAAAATTATGGCTTGAATAGCTTTTATTGCTTGTAAACATAGACAAGCAGGGAGctaagatgaagatgaaaattaAGTGCATGAGTGGGACAAACAATGgggattagtgattggtcattggtgACAATAAGGATCAGTGATTGGGTGCTGAAAACACTGGAGTTTAGTGATTAGATGTTAGAAAACATTAGTGTTACCGGAAGCACAATGTAGTCAGGTTCCGCACAGTGATGGTGAGTCGACTGAACTTGCTCTCTCAACTCCTAGAACTGGCAGCTAATATGTTAGCTGAGCACTGTATCGAATGCAGGACAGACTAATATCTGCTCAAAATTGTCTAGATTTGTAgctatgctctttttttttaaattatgacaCCTAAGGGGTCTAAAAACTCAGCAGATGTATCAGCAAAGTTGCTAGGTTGACAACATTGTGCTGAACACAACCAGAACGTAATGTCTTGGGGACATTCCCGTATGATCATGTTAATGTTACTTGTAGCCTACACCACAGGTCTGCCTATGATTACATCACCAAAGTGCATAGATAGAGGAGAATACCTTACCATTTGAAATTGTGCAATATTCGATCTCTTAATTGTTCTTCAGGATTTTTAGACTATAACTTTTAACTTATGGTCAGGGGCTGTGCAACAATTCAAGTAATATCTCAACTAATTGCTGTTTATGTCCTGATGAGTCTACCATTTTGCCTGTAATTGTGAAGCTCTGATAATGACTATTTAAAATTTAACTCACAAATGATACTATTCAGAATGGTACAAGGTAAACATGCCTGAAAGTGTTGTAAGGTAAATGATTCAAGCTCAGGCTTCAGTAAGTCTATTAATGCCATAGGGCTTCATCCAAATGTTCTGTGACTTACAGTCTTCCTTTTTTCAATATATTAGTCTATTACAGTAAATGTGTTCTGCCACTTTGTAGTGCTTGCCCGAGAAAGTTAcaaatcctttatttttttctgtgggaagaCATGTCTACAgttgtaatataaaataatgtacttTTTTCCTAAGGGCTTACTGAAATACGCTCTCTGATGTGCCATTGGGTATGACTGAGACACAGCAGCATTACAAAGCATCGGCCTCAACCTTTTGTGTTTTGCTCGGAGATGTCAATGATCATTACATTTAAGTTataacagaacacacaacagGGCAATCAGGCTATCAATTACACTGACACATTACAGCTTTAATGATATATGTTCTTGCTCTTGTTACAGTTTTAGTAAAGAGTAAATGAGTCACCAGTATGCCAAGTGCTTTCTGTATTGCTTTCACTACATAATCAGAGGGTCCAGTGTTTAATATAGCAGGAAACCAATCCACCGGGAATATGTCAAACAGacatgtatattttataaaggaacaacaaaataacaaataaaaaaaaaaggatgaagaGAAAAGGCTTAAATATTTAGACATGGTGTATATTTCTTCTAAGTAACATTGTACCATTGTACCTTGAATTTCTG includes the following:
- the fjx1 gene encoding four-jointed box protein 1, translating into MKAVCVNLASLLLLCACAGVLHFWSGFQKRLERNSRSVREHSVHPDYPDPSPDLSGTFRALLAVPTDSKLHPDRNISNDETVSLRRKANGRRFAATQRELHEAENQTEQFLEDGIYWSQRLDDGVSMGFGEEDARSWRQRVRRGRVVSLEPGCGRTSNQLATFSDGSRACVRYGINSEQVQGETLSYYLAALLGITNVPPLALLRLDGEQWMHVRRRMEALQWTPSAVVSLSEWVAELSPAVVPAPFHRSGQGLRPLLPQLQTKTKAELLELVQWSDLILFDYITANFDRLVSNLFSLQWDAKAMERDASNLLRTPRGSLVFIDNEAGLVHGYRVLDMWEKYHSAALSSVCVFRRKTARRVADLHRRRDTRARLLQLYRDSEPLAPELGFLSDEHTRILQDRIDRIHEHILHCKEKHDKL